The DNA region CCTTGGCCTGCCAGAGTTGTATTATAAGGTTACAAGGAACATAAATAGTTCATAGGATATGTTGCTAAATTTCCAGATACCTTGCCCATAGTTTTAACCATATAGCCCCTGGGTCAGGCCCCTTCCATGCCGGAAGCACTAGATCCTTTCTTGGATCAAAACATGGATGGTTGCCTCTTCTATCTAAAGGAATAGGATCCCAGTTGTCTGCCCAATAAGCAGTCGTTGAATTCCTATGTTTCGTATTAGTGTTTCCCCAGTGGACAAGCATCATGCTGTTCCAGATTTCTCTTGGAGCATAGCAGGCACCTTCATCCCATGAAAAGAACTGCCTTTATGTAAGTTGAAATGCAATCAGTTAGAACAACTATTGAATAAGAACTAAAGAATCATATACAGTTAATTTCATCCAAACATGAAACCCACCCAGATATGGTCTCTTCCCGAAGTACGGTTCCAGTAAGGATACTGCTGAGCTATGTGATCATACGCCATTCTATAGTACTCCAGAGCATGGTAGCTCCTGAGGCGCAGGTCCCTCTAAAATTAAAACTCAAATTAACAGTAGAGAACACCATGACCACTGAAATACAGCATTTTCATTACGATTCTCACCGGCATTAGCAGATGTGGAGCATCATCAGATCTAGTTATTAGACATGAATCAAGCACTGGAACATAGAAATAATCAGCTTCCTCCCCGTTAAGAGTGCGGTGAGGGCTAGCAAGAATGCTCTCATAGAGTGCCATCTGCATGGAAAATAAAACAAAACATTGGTCAGACTTGCTTGTGCTGGTAAACTCATCACTGTGAACATGGAACATAAAACATTAAGTATATCTGCTAGCAGCCAAAATTAACAAACCCAAACCTGGGCACCATACAATTGCTGAGTCCACAAAGTTTTGTTCCTGTCATCATAAATCCTATTCACACACTGGAACTTGAAATGTCGTCCCTGTGAAAGAAACATATCTCAATGCTGCAGCAAAGCTTTAAGaaaacacacacaaaaaaaaaacccTTATGACATACTTACTTCAAGAAGATGACTGTCAAACTCAGCTGGCAAATCATATACATATATAAGTGGCCTTTTTTTCTGAACAATGGCCTTAACATTGATGGGCGTACTGTTTGAAATTTTCAGGTCTGGTAAATTCACTGGTGGCTGGAGCCACGAGGGCCAGTCATACGCAAGTGAATACGCTGATGGGATACTGCAATCAATCCCAAAATATCCACTGTCACACTGAAAAGTACTCAATGAGATTATAGCTGACAAAAGTAATACAAAACAGTGCACCAAGTTAAATTTAACACAAGCAATTTCATTTCTTTAGCTAAATAGTTTTCTCTGAGACATACCTGACAGAAACCACCACGGCAATGTCCATGTCCAGAGCACTGGTTGATGCAGCTGCATTCAACACGTGTCTCACAGAACTGCCCCCAGAGCCCATCATATTTGCAATCACATTCTTCTTTATATTTCACTTTGGACGAATATGCATCCTCAGGTACCACATTACACCATCCTGACTTACTTCTGTTTGTTGTGAATACATTTTCCAGGTCGGGTGTTTTCCAATTGGTAAGCTTTGGATCATCAGGTTTTGCAGGCAAACTGGAAAGATGGACTAGAGAAGCTTAATAATACTAAAATGTCACAAAAACACATAATCAAAATAAGTATCAACAATAGTCTTACATTgttttaaaaccacaagcttcTGCCACAGGCCGATCTGGGTATTTTGTTCCTGGACCACAAAAGCACATTGCCCTGGTTGTGTCACAGTGAGCTGCACACATGGAAACTATCCATCGTCCTGCAGGCCATTCTGGGGAACTCGGGAGGTTGCATTCCAATTTCAGAACCTCCTCACATCCTTTCCCTACATCAGTGAAGCCATATTGTGATTTGAGTTTTGATTTGGAATACAGCACCACAAATCAAaatgctatgggaatctttagGAGCAAGAGGAAATATCAATATTAGCAAGGAAACTATACATACATGTCTCCACCTTCCTACAGTGAGTAGCACCCATGTTCTTCCATTTTTACATAAAAGAGTTGTTTTTTTGTAAATCCATAAATATGGAAAGAGCAATCCGTTCACTAGGAGGAATATCTAAGTAGATAAAATAGGGTGTAATTAGATAATTGAACAATAATCAGTAGCTGTTTATTGCATATTTCATTTCCCATTTCGTGTTGTTCAGATACTTGCAGAGATCAAATCCAAATTTAGCTTGGCAGGTCGTTGGAGTATTGCATATGAGGCTTCAATACTGCCTTTCTTGAAGTCATGAATCTATGCACGTGCAAAATGAATGGTCTATATTCCTTCAGACATGCAAACTGGACGTTCTTGTTCTCACAGAAGTGCAGAATAATTTGAACCAAGTATGCTACAGATCTAGATACAGGCTTTGGTACATGAGCATACTCACAGATAATACACAATCGGCATTTCATGTTTTCTAACTCTATGAATGTTCTATTAACCACTTTTCTCACACAATTCCTATCTTAAGTTATTGAAAGACAGTCCTTACGAGTACTAAGCACCATTAAATTTTAAGCGATACAAATTCCTGATGAAAATGCATTCTGATTAAAAGAAAGTGAAAACTGAAAATTAAGACCAACCAGAATATCCATGAAAGCATCTGCACTCTCCCAGATCATAGTTGCACACACCACTTCCACTGCAGTCTTTCTCGCAGCGCTTTGCACCTATACCCTGTCGTGAAAGAGAAACCCAAATTTAACTCAAAACAAGCTAAATCGAAGAAGCCCAATGAACAGGGATAACGATAACTGCACACCTCAGTGATATTGAACGACGAGGAGTTAGCATGGCACCCAGCAAGCCACCTCCCAACCTCAGCCTTCCAGGGTGCGCCACGGAACACCACAGCTCCATGGGAATCAGAAGGGAAATGCTCCCTGAGACGCGAGTCCACCACCCCAACGCCCAGGGATGCATTCCTTGGGTGGCTTGCACTGCTACGAGCACCGAAGTAATCCAAGGAGGAAGGAAGGATTGGCACCATGAACACATGGACAGCGGTCACAAGCACCAGCAGGGCGCCGGCAGCGCCCACAAATGCCACAGGGCATTTCGTCGAACGGATTGCGCGCATGGTCAAACTACCATCCGAgcaggggcggacccagcatAGGACATGGGTGTACATATGTACACCCGATAATTCTTGCAAACGAAATCGAAGTTAGTCGGTAATATATTGTAACTGGAttcagatccgaatacaaatagttttgttagggtttggggtgctccgtctcgcacagcagaaggaaagagaaggggcGGGCATACCTGGAGGATGCGCTCGTCGCCGGCAAAGGGCTGGGCGAAGACAGGACAaatggcgccgccgctcgcccagtcATCGCCGCCAGGGAAGGAAGAAACAGAGGGAGGAGATGAACCTGAGGCCCTGAGCGGGCGGGAGGGCTGTCAATGATCCGAGCTCGAGCGAGCCTGCCACCTTATAGAAGCGGTGTTTGGATCTGACAAGAATTGGAGGGATTCCCTTTGAGCGTGGCCATCTCCAGGGTGTGCCACACCAAAGAGCGGATACTCTAGCGTTAAGTACCATTTACCTCATGTTTCCAATTTTTGCACCTTTGACACTGCCCCGTTCGGTACTGGTGGGAGCCCCGGTCCGTGGGCTTGGAACTTGGAAGGACAAAGCACATCCAGGGCGACTGACAGAATGGACCCGCTTTCGTGAGGGCAATTTGGTCTTTTGCAGTAACAATTTTCAACAAAATGCGGAATTACAGAAAAACTGTGTGTAGGCATTCCATATATGCAACCTTTTGGAGTGGTATTTCATAAATTCCGCTAGTTATGATATTCTCTTGTGAAATTTCCTATGAATGAAAGAGCATGTTCAAATGGAAAAATTGTGCATAAGCCACTGCAAGACATCGATTACGATTTACTTCGCGAGTTACATAATTCATTCCAATATCTCACAAACTATTGCCTTGGGCCTAGATCCTTTTAATGTATAAATGAGGCCCACCCAACTGATTTGAGTTTTAAATGAGTTACAAGGAACGTGTTGCACTTTAAAAGTGAGTGCCCAAGCATCAATCTTAGTTTCCTAATCGCACCAATTATTGATGAAAAAACGAGCTCTAACTCTTCTTGAGTGGAAGATCAAAAAACAGCACAATGCAACGTAATTCAAGTGCTTTCGATGTGTGTAAACTCCTGGTTAGTAATATTTAAGTAACTAAAGACTAAGTCTAGATATAAAGTTGCAAGTTCTGGAAGACACTTCCGAACAGACCTATGAACCATTGCTATAAGTTAGGACTAGATAGTATCCTCATGCCAAATTTGTGAAATTACAAGTGAAGAAATACAAACATCATCACCAATTCAAAGTACAAAACCAGTACGATCAGGAGTAGTAAACCTTAACGAACTAAGAAATTGGGCATTCGAGTTATATTAACTCAAGGAAAGGACGCATTGGGCTTCAAGTATTTTTGGTCTGTTTGTACTTTTGAACTGCCAAGTAGCAGAGGGGCAAACAACATTCAAACAGATCATTGAATTGTATCACAACTATCTTGTCATGAAGAAAAAGAAATACCATGTTTCAAACTTTACATCAGTATCACTTCAAGAGACAAAATGCAGTTTCATTGGCAAAACCACCAAGCAGAGGAAGAATGCCGACATTTTGCTATATCTCGAATTATACATATGGAAAAGACTCTCTCAACCTGTATGACTATACATATGCTTTTTGTTTATTTCCCGTACAGGATGTCAGGTGGCCATCAAACGAATGAAGTAATGGATTCTAACTACACCAGGTGTTGCTCGCTAAGATTTTGTATTATTATGCTGCTACTCCACAAGGAAAGTGCAGGGCTTCAAAAACCAAAACATGCTACTGGAGCTCCCTTCTGCATCACAAGCTCTAGTATTGTTCATATCCTTAACCCCAAAGGGTTGCCTCACAGCATCTTTTTTGTTCTCCAGATCCTTACTAGGTGTCCCCTTATCCTAAAGAAAAGATCACATATTACAGTATGATTAGATAACTGCACACCGTACAAAAAGCCGAGTTCAGTTATGAGGTGCACAGAAATGTAAGATATGCACACACACAATGAACATAGAGTAAGGTGGGAAACCTACTTGAGACCAGAAACACCAATATATCCACTATGAGTCTTACAGTGAATACCAGATTATAAACAAGCATCATTATTAGAAACCTAATACTGCACAGGTACAGGCATACTAACAAATATTAGAAACCATAGCTTTACCATACCATTAATACATCCGGTAACTCTCGCGCTAAACAATGTTAGATATGAAAGGACGCTACTTCTTTACCAAACCATTTCGGCTGCATAATCAGACTTGCACAGGTTGTGAAGTATGGTGAATTGGTGATGCCAATTCCTCACTGTAAGATCTGTCAAATCATCAAGGGAAGAACTAGTaataggcagtcatttattttAGGGCAGAAGTCATAGTCATAGGCAGTCATTTATGTGAACATTAGATGCACTTAGATAATTCGAAGATCATAGGCAATCATAGGTTAGTCCCAGCAATGAAGATGTTGAAATTTCACCAAGTAAACACCATGATCTAAAGCCACAGACACTGAATAAGCAAATACTATAGCTATGCCATATTCACCTTTGGTGGTTTCTTGAGTGGTGAGCCTGCCGCTGCCATTCCTCCAGCTTTAACATTCTTAATACGGTTTGGCGATGGGGATGGAAACCGCTGCGGAGTCGGTGGTGTTGCCTTCACCTCCTTCAGCACATAGGGTGACCTTTGCTTCCCTGCTTCCACCTTCAACCCCACCTTCTTTCCCTTCCTGCAGAAACCAACATTCAGCAACTCAAGTAACAATCACTAAAATCGTCTACACACAAAGCTTGCATACATTGGGCTTGGACTCTTTTGCACTGTTTCTTGTCTTGCCACTTTCTTCGCCGTCTCTGAGGAAACGGGATCACTGGCGCCAGCATCACAAGCCACCTTCTCCACTGTATCGCTCCCATTCCTGCACAGATGAAACTGTCAAGGACCTGAAGTGCCAATCTGATAACTGAATTTCCGCATTGCTTCGGCGAGGGAAGAATTACATTGGGTTTGAGCTGTTTTCCTCCTGGATGTCTGTGACAGGCCGGCTCCCACCGGCACCAACCATCCGCTTGAGCTCATCGTAGAACTCCGAAATCTGGCCAAGTATATCCTTTCCAGAAAAGAGGTTCCTCGCTGAGAGGGTGCTCTTGAGCTGCCTGGGCGGGGCGTGCTTGTTGAGCAGCGCCTCCTTCTCAGCATTGCCCGGTCGCTTCTCCGCACTAGACTTGATGGCCTCCTTGGCATTCTTGTTCCACCGAGGGGCACCGAACGGCGGCCTACTTGGTGCCTGTCGCGGGGGCGGCGTCGCCAGCGCAGGGTCCTGGTTCTCGCTGTCCTCCTGGAACCTCTTCTTGGGCGCTGCCTTCGGCTTCGGCGGCGTGAAGGTGGCAACggggccgcctgcgccgccgccccgccactTGAGATTGCTATTGCCGTCCCTGAGCAACGGGATGGAACAAAAGGTCAGAACAAAGATTGATCGAAGGGGGTGCGCGAAGACCAACTGAATTGGTGGGGAAAGTTCTTGGCAACCTGAGATTGGTGGCGTTAACGTCCCTCTCGCCGAACGGCAGCATGGCCGACACTGAGCGCAGCAGCTTGCCCTGTTCAGAGGAGGAAGCATGAGACGGGAATTTAGCTAATCGGGGGAAGAAAAAGGATTGCAAGACCGACCTTGGGGCTGGGGCTCAGCTTGAGGAAATCCTCCGCCGTCTTCGGGTGCCGACAATCTGCGTCGCAGCAAATCAAGAAATCAGCACCGGTTTTTGAGAAGCAAAGTTCCAATTTTGCAAGAAAAGGGACCAGAATCGCAAGAAAGCAGCTGAGCAATAAAGCCCCCAAGGAAGAAAGCTACGCGGATCAAGAACCGGGCCTGTTCTTGAACCATCGATCAACGCTCACTGCTTTGGTTTCCCCGCAATCAAGCGCAGCCAACCAACAGGGGCGCGGCGTGGGGAGTGCCAAGAAGGGTATGAAGCGAAGGGTGGTGTACCGGGGCGGCAGAACCAGGCCTCGTCGTCGACGTCGGCGCGGCCGGCGTTGGGGTCGGTGAGGTCGGCCCAGTGCGGGGCCTCGATGCCCTCGTAGGTCTCGTCGCGCACGTACCGCGACACCACCCGGCTCCAGTCGATGTCCTTGGGCTCCATGAACTCCAtcgcccctccccctcctcctccctctgccGTCTCCTGCCGCGCAGCGCAGGCGCGGGGGAGGAGCCCCGGACGAGGCGGGAGCTAGAGTAAGatcgagagggagagggagaaggggggAGAGACGTTGTGGGTGTCGCGGTACGAGGCGGGAGCTAGAGTAACTTGGTCGCGGCGGCTCCTCCTTTGTCGCGCTCGTGAGTTGtgcgggggcgggggcgaggCGAGCCGTTGCGCGTGTTATGACCaggaggaagggaagggaagggaagggaagacGACCCCGACGACCCGTTGGCTCCCGGCCAATTTTCCGACCGTTGGAGATCACCGATACAATAATGGCGGTGGACGGTGGTGActcccagcagcagcagtaggcgGGGCCCACATGGATCCTCGCGGCACGCACATGAACATGTCAGCATGGTCAAGGCGAAGGGATCAGTAGAACGTTCCACAGCACAACCGTCGAGCCAATAGTTTGGGGGAGCAGGCGATCACCAGGCGTCACGCCGTCACCAGAGATGTGACCCGGATCTACACCAGGCAGAGATGCAGGATTGAGTAGTACTGATCGTTTCAATCATCAGATGGGAACCAACCATGAGGTGAATTATATTCGGTTGTACCATTGTGAGGAGAAGAGAAACCCAGCCACCAGATATCAATCAAGTGAAGATAATACAGCATATTGCTATGCCAATGTGCAATCGAGTGAACCAGAGTCCAGGATCAAACAGCATATATCAGGGGGAAAAAACGGGGCCACACAGATAACTTCTCACAACACTGTCCTGATAGTGTTAAGCAGCAGCCTAGAAAGCACAAAAGGGACATGCCTATCATACATGGGGTGTGCTCAGCGTACACGAAGCTGCCAATCAGCCTACTGTAATTTCGCGCCTGATGATCTATCGCTATCATAGTAATGTTGACTGGGAAGTGGGCGAAATCATCCGCGAGGAAACCCAGCTGTGTCCACAGGCACTGCAGTCTTTGGAGGAAGGCAACGTTGGATGCTGGCTCATGCCGGCTGGGGCAGCGGGTTCGTCTTCAACCACAAGGACCGCCCTAGCATGGCTCGACCATGAACAGCCATGTATGAAGCGTTCAGCCTGAGATTGCAAGGGGGAAAGAGGATATGGGTTAGAAAACACCTCGGAAGAAACAGCGGCGCGCAAAGACAAATGTGACAGATCTTACTTGTCGACATCAGGTATGTTCATCGGATCATATGGCTCCTCTTTTTGTTCTATGCCTGGATGGCTACCAGCAACGGACGCGGGGTCACCAGTTCCGTCAACCTGCAAGAATGTGAAATTTGTTAAACGTACGAGAACAAGCTTTGGCCAGACTCGGATCACAGATCGTTTGTGCACTATGAAACATGAAAGATCATGCGAGGTAAGCCTCACAGATCATTTCCTTACAATGGGAGCATGTGCCGTGCTCATACAAACCTACAAGATTAGCAGGAACAGAACAGAAGTCTTTTCTTCAGTGATTCAATATGGTGGACTATATAATTCACAAGGTTACAATTTTCTACTTTTGGAAATCCTATACCTGTTTAACTTGAGGGTGCATCATATAATGACATTGCTCCTAAGAAATAAACAAGCATCAGGTCTCCTCATTCACAACCTTTTTTTTAGGGAAACGGCACGGGAGGGCCCCTACTGGATCTTTTTTCATTAATAAGGAAAAAAAGATATGTACAGGCATAGGCTCTAAGCCTAAAACAAGAAAAAAGGTATGCTTATGAGATCCTCATTCACAACTTACTGATGAATGCACAAAAGCACAGCACAGAAACTCAGGAAAAAAATATCATGAATGTAATTCGGATCAAAATCCTTACCTGTTGGGGATATTGGCTATACCCAGCATAAGCACCATATGCATATGAAGGGTCCTGAGCATATCCATATGCATCATACCCATAGCCATAGTAAGTGCTTGCCCATTGATTTGGATCTGCTTGCTGACTCCACACAGCTGATGGGTCCTGCATATGGTTTCATGGGATCATAAATAAGAGAAAACATTAGATTCCACTTGAAGAGATTCCAGTAGCGGGAAAAACACAGAAAATACCATAACCAGGAAAAGAATACTAGATCAATTCAGAGGAGATTCATAACGAAAATGAATGAAAGCTGCTTAGAAATTAATACTACATCAAACAAGCAATCCCCTATCAGGCTATCACCCAAGACAGAGAGTACGGACAATATCATGTGGCTCTGATTAATCCTCACTGAAGTGTTAGCACTGGGTGAGATCTTCTTTAGCATGCTTATTGGTGCAAACTCCCACATTAACACAACTGCCTCTACTTAATTTCACCAGGTCCATAGGTCCTCAATTCTAAGTAGGTTGAAGAGATTTACCGAATGCCATAGGTTTATTCAGTAAAAATTTTAGTACAAATATACCTGTTTACTTGCAGGACTTCGGCCCCATGAAAGCCTAACTGCTTGTTGGCCAATCATTGTGCCATGAAGACGTTGTACTGCCTCTTCAGCTGATGCCCTATAATAGTGATAATTGGTAATGATAAATGCCCCCTGTCTTTTCATTAATTAAAGAAAATTTAGATTCTACTACCTCTGTCCTGAAATATAAGGCATCTTgagtttgtcctaagtcaaactatTCTAAGTTGACCAAGTTCATAGAGAAGAGTATTAACATCTACCACATCAAAGAAGTAAACTACAAAAATATATTTCGTAATGAATCAAATTAATGCTCATTAGATAAAGTAAATATTATTGTTCTTTTCTATAAACTCGGTCAAACATAGAATAGTTTGGCTTAAACTCAGAATCCCTTATATTTCAGAACAGATGTATTGGTAAAGAAAGGCATCACCATGAAATTCATCTGCTTTTGAAGATGGAGAATagatgcaaaaaaaaaacaatagACATATCCATATGATATAAACTGTAAATTGAGTCCCTCTCTGCTGAGTTGTCAATGGAGTGGTACTACTGCACTGAAATGTTTAGTTTTGCTCGTAAAGCATAAATGTCCCTAATGATGTAGACAGGCATACTTATTTTAGGATGTTAAGACATTTGGATTTTGGACAAGCCCTGATCTGGATATAAACTTAACCAGACACCATGAGGTTGGTAACTAGAACCTCCCATGTCTTGGACAGTGGCTAGTACAAATCTTTTTTATGTAAATTAAACTTCATGAAACAGAGGAAACAGAAGTTTTCCAATAGCACTTACCTAGCTGCATACTGTACAAATCCACACCCTTTACCGACTGGAATCTTTACATATATAAGCTCCCCAAATTGAACACATATCtgcctcagctcatcttctgtCACATTCGGGTCCAAGTTACCGATAAATATCTGTAAATGTATCCCAAGGTAAATGGCATAGTCAACAGAGAAATTGACTACAAATATG from Panicum hallii strain FIL2 chromosome 9, PHallii_v3.1, whole genome shotgun sequence includes:
- the LOC112876202 gene encoding uncharacterized protein LOC112876202, producing the protein MEFMEPKDIDWSRVVSRYVRDETYEGIEAPHWADLTDPNAGRADVDDEAWFCRPDCRHPKTAEDFLKLSPSPKGKLLRSVSAMLPFGERDVNATNLRDGNSNLKWRGGGAGGPVATFTPPKPKAAPKKRFQEDSENQDPALATPPPRQAPSRPPFGAPRWNKNAKEAIKSSAEKRPGNAEKEALLNKHAPPRQLKSTLSARNLFSGKDILGQISEFYDELKRMVGAGGSRPVTDIQEENSSNPMNGSDTVEKVACDAGASDPVSSETAKKVARQETVQKSPSPMKGKKVGLKVEAGKQRSPYVLKEVKATPPTPQRFPSPSPNRIKNVKAGGMAAAGSPLKKPPKDKGTPSKDLENKKDAVRQPFGVKDMNNTRACDAEGSSSSMFWFLKPCTFLVE
- the LOC112877214 gene encoding uncharacterized protein LOC112877214 isoform X2, which codes for MYTHVLCWVRPCSDGSLTMRAIRSTKCPVAFVGAAGALLVLVTAVHVFMVPILPSSLDYFGARSSASHPRNASLGVGVVDSRLREHFPSDSHGAVVFRGAPWKAEVGRWLAGCHANSSSFNITEGIGAKRCEKDCSGSGVCNYDLGECRCFHGYSGKGCEEVLKLECNLPSSPEWPAGRWIVSMCAAHCDTTRAMCFCGPGTKYPDRPVAEACGFKTILPAKPDDPKLTNWKTPDLENVFTTNRSKSGWCNVVPEDAYSSKVKYKEECDCKYDGLWGQFCETRVECSCINQCSGHGHCRGGFCQCDSGYFGIDCSIPSAYSLAYDWPSWLQPPVNLPDLKISNSTPINVKAIVQKKRPLIYVYDLPAEFDSHLLEGRHFKFQCVNRIYDDRNKTLWTQQLYGAQMALYESILASPHRTLNGEEADYFYVPVLDSCLITRSDDAPHLLMPRDLRLRSYHALEYYRMAYDHIAQQYPYWNRTSGRDHIWFFSWDEGACYAPREIWNSMMLVHWGNTNTKHRNSTTAYWADNWDPIPLDRRGNHPCFDPRKDLVLPAWKGPDPGAIWLKLWARPRINRTTLFYFNGNLGPAYEGGRPEDTYSMGIRQKLAAEFGSTPNKQGNLGRQHAVNVTVTYLRTEKYYEELASSVFCGVLPGDGWSGRMEDSMLQGCIPVIIQDGIFLPYENVLNYNSFAVRVQEDDIPNLISTLRGINETQVEFMLGNVRQMWQRFFYRDSILLEAQRQKRLFSEEAPWSVEVLHYKLYNDPWRRGLLQTKETGLPNICSRAS
- the LOC112877214 gene encoding uncharacterized protein LOC112877214 isoform X1; this translates as MYTHVLCWVRPCSDGSLTMRAIRSTKCPVAFVGAAGALLVLVTAVHVFMVPILPSSLDYFGARSSASHPRNASLGVGVVDSRLREHFPSDSHGAVVFRGAPWKAEVGRWLAGCHANSSSFNITEGIGAKRCEKDCSGSGVCNYDLGECRCFHGYSGKGCEEVLKLECNLPSSPEWPAGRWIVSMCAAHCDTTRAMCFCGPGTKYPDRPVAEACGFKTILPAKPDDPKLTNWKTPDLENVFTTNRSKSGWCNVVPEDAYSSKVKYKEECDCKYDGLWGQFCETRVECSCINQCSGHGHCRGGFCQCDSGYFGIDCSIPSAYSLAYDWPSWLQPPVNLPDLKISNSTPINVKAIVQKKRPLIYVYDLPAEFDSHLLEGRHFKFQCVNRIYDDRNKTLWTQQLYGAQMALYESILASPHRTLNGEEADYFYVPVLDSCLITRSDDAPHLLMPRDLRLRSYHALEYYRMAYDHIAQQYPYWNRTSGRDHIWFFSWDEGACYAPREIWNSMMLVHWGNTNTKHRNSTTAYWADNWDPIPLDRRGNHPCFDPRKDLVLPAWKGPDPGAIWLKLWARPRINRTTLFYFNGNLGPAYEGGRPEDTYSMGIRQKLAAEFGSTPNKQGNLGRQHAVNVTVTYLRTEKYYEELASSVFCGVLPGDGWSGRMEDSMLQGCIPVIIQDGIFLPYENVLNYNSFAVRVQEDDIPNLISTLRGINETQVEFMLGNVRQMWQRFFYRDSILLEAQRQKRLFSEEAPWSVEVSKLPDDDDVFATFIQVLHYKLYNDPWRRGLLQTKETGLPNICSRAS